The Macaca fascicularis isolate 582-1 chromosome 1, T2T-MFA8v1.1 genome includes a window with the following:
- the TNFRSF9 gene encoding tumor necrosis factor receptor superfamily member 9 isoform X2 — translation MGNSCYNIVATLLLVLNFERTRSLQDLCSNCPAGTFCDNNRSQICSPCPPNSFSSAGGQRTCDICRQCKGYHCLGAECSMCEQDCKQGQELTKKGCKDCCFGTFNDQKRGICRPWTNCSLDGKSVLVNGTKERDVVCGPSPADLSPGASSATPPAPAREPGHSPQIIFFLALTSTVVLFLLFFLVLRFSVVKRSRKKLLYIFKQPFMRPVQTTQEEDGCSCRFPEEEEGGCEL, via the exons ATGGGAAACAGCTGTTACAACATAGTAGCCACTCTGTTGCTGGTCCTGAACTTTGAGAGGACAAGATCCTTGCAGGATCTGTGTAGTAACTGCCCAGCTG GTACATTCTGTGATAATAACAGGAGTCAGATTTGCAGTCCCTGTCCTCCAAATAGTTTCTCCAGCGCAGGTGGACAAAGGACCTGTGACATATGCAGGCAGTGTAAAG GATATCACTGCCTGGGGGCAGAATGCAGCATGTGTGAACAGGATTGTAAACAAGGTCAAGAATTGACAAAAAAAG GTTGTAAAGACTGTTGCTTTGGGACATTTAATGACCAGAAACGTGGCATCTGTCGACCCTGGACAAA CTGTTCTTTGGATGGAAAGTCTGTGCTTGTGAATGGGACGAAGGAGAGGGACGTGGTCTGCGGACCATCTCCAGCCGACCTCTCTCCAGGAGCATCCTCTGCGACCCCGCCTGCCCCTGCGAGAGAGCCAG GACACTCTCCGCAGATCATCTTCTTTCTTGCGCTGACTTCGACTGTGGTACTCTTCCTGCTGTTCTTCCTCGTGCTCCGTTTCTCTGTTGTTAAACGGAGCAGAAAGAAACTCCTGTATATATTCAAACAAC catTTATGAGACCGGTACAAACCACTCAAGAGGAAGATGGATGTAGCTGCCGAtttccagaagaagaagaaggaggatgTGAACTGTGA
- the TNFRSF9 gene encoding tumor necrosis factor receptor superfamily member 9 isoform X1 — protein sequence MGNSCYNIVATLLLVLNFERTRSLQDLCSNCPAGTFCDNNRSQICSPCPPNSFSSAGGQRTCDICRQCKGVFKTRKECSSTSNAECDCISGYHCLGAECSMCEQDCKQGQELTKKGCKDCCFGTFNDQKRGICRPWTNCSLDGKSVLVNGTKERDVVCGPSPADLSPGASSATPPAPAREPGHSPQIIFFLALTSTVVLFLLFFLVLRFSVVKRSRKKLLYIFKQPFMRPVQTTQEEDGCSCRFPEEEEGGCEL from the exons ATGGGAAACAGCTGTTACAACATAGTAGCCACTCTGTTGCTGGTCCTGAACTTTGAGAGGACAAGATCCTTGCAGGATCTGTGTAGTAACTGCCCAGCTG GTACATTCTGTGATAATAACAGGAGTCAGATTTGCAGTCCCTGTCCTCCAAATAGTTTCTCCAGCGCAGGTGGACAAAGGACCTGTGACATATGCAGGCAGTGTAAAG GTGTTTTCAAGACCAGGAAGGAGTGTTCCTCCACCAGCAATGCAGAGTGTGACTGCATTTCAGGATATCACTGCCTGGGGGCAGAATGCAGCATGTGTGAACAGGATTGTAAACAAGGTCAAGAATTGACAAAAAAAG GTTGTAAAGACTGTTGCTTTGGGACATTTAATGACCAGAAACGTGGCATCTGTCGACCCTGGACAAA CTGTTCTTTGGATGGAAAGTCTGTGCTTGTGAATGGGACGAAGGAGAGGGACGTGGTCTGCGGACCATCTCCAGCCGACCTCTCTCCAGGAGCATCCTCTGCGACCCCGCCTGCCCCTGCGAGAGAGCCAG GACACTCTCCGCAGATCATCTTCTTTCTTGCGCTGACTTCGACTGTGGTACTCTTCCTGCTGTTCTTCCTCGTGCTCCGTTTCTCTGTTGTTAAACGGAGCAGAAAGAAACTCCTGTATATATTCAAACAAC catTTATGAGACCGGTACAAACCACTCAAGAGGAAGATGGATGTAGCTGCCGAtttccagaagaagaagaaggaggatgTGAACTGTGA